A part of Brettanomyces bruxellensis chromosome 3, complete sequence genomic DNA contains:
- a CDS encoding uncharacterized protein (SECRETED:SignalP(1-21)~CAZy:GH16), with amino-acid sequence MLFGNTILSSSILGLLTTAWAASDVPSATTNYYSGNIYGYEKEETQSASQSASATSLASCNPLETTSCSPDPALASTIEDNFKSSSSHYTPYRFPSRITYGDDGVNFTLAERLDNPSLVSNDYIMFGRLEVQMKSAKGKGVISSFYLQSDDLDEIDLEWFGGDGSQVQSNFFSKGNTTTYDRGEYHSISDPRADFHNYTIDWTSSELKWYFDGELLRTLKNDSSSGYPQSPMRIYFGIWAGGDYDNGEGVIEWAGGLTDYSEAPFVMQVQNLVVSDYSTGSEYKYSGDSGDWTSIEAVDGKVMGRESKAINEFNEMVSGDSASSINSSSDSSETQKSTTSVISTNSVQHSSASRTSSIAAEDATSSADSSTITESVSSSTEITDNSTTLSTIYSEHSSENESGSTTVASSKASADQGEIVRPLYSCVAAITALIFAMI; translated from the coding sequence ATGCTCTTTGGAAATACTATATTAAGTTCATCTATTTTAGGATTGTTGACAACAGCTTGGGCAGCTTCAGATGTGCCATCTGCGACTACTAATTATTATAGTGGGAACATTTATGGAtatgaaaaagaggaaaccCAATCGGCCTCTCAGTCGGCTTCTGCTACATCGTTAGCCTCTTGCAATCCTTTGGAGACTACTTCGTGTTCACCCGATCCAGCCTTGGCTTCCACTATTGAAGATAATTTTAAGAGTTCTAGTTCTCACTATACACCATATAGATTTCCTAGTCGTATTACATACGGTGATGATGGTGTTAATTTCACATTAGCTGAACGTCTTGATAATCCGTCATTGGTTTCCAATGATTATATAATGTTTGGTCGTTTAGAGGTTCAAATGAAATCAGCCAAAGGAAAGGGAGTTATATCCTCCTTCTATCTTCAGAGTGATGACcttgatgaaattgacTTGGAGTGGTTTGGTGGGGACGGATCTCAGGTTCAatccaactttttttctaaaGGTAACACCACTACGTACGACCGTGGAGAGTATCACAGCATATCTGATCCTAGGGCTGATTTCCATAATTACACGATCGATTGGACTTCATCAGAATTAAAATGGTATTTTGATGGTGAATTGTTGAGGACATTAAAGAATGATTCTTCATCTGGTTATCCACAGTCTCCTATGAGAATTTACTTTGGCATTTGGGCAGGAGGAGACTATGACAATGGCGAGGGAGTTATTGAATGGGCAGGAGGACTTACTGACTATTCCGAAGCACCATTTGTGATGCAAGTTCAGAATTTGGTTGTCAGTGACTACTCAACTGGATCCGAATACAAATATTCGGGTGATAGTGGTGACTGGACTTCAATTGAAGCAGTTGATGGTAAGGTTATGGGAAGAGAATCTAAAGCTATAAACGAGTTTAATGAAATGGTTTCAGGTGATTCCGCATCAAGTATTAACAGTAGTTCGGATTCTTCTGAGACTCAGAAGTCAACTACATCAGTGATTTCTACAAATAGTGTACAGCATTCATCGGCCTCAAGAACATCTTCTATCGCTGCTGAGGATGCCACGTCCAGTGCTGACTCCTCAACAATTACAGAAAGTGTGTCCAGCAGTACTGAAATAACCGATAACAGCACAACATTAAGTACAATTTATTCTGAACATTCATCGGAAAATGAATCTGGATCCACTACTGTTGCTTCCTCGAAAGCTAGTGCTGATCAAGGTGAAATTGTCCGCCCATTATATTCTTGCGTCGCTGCAATTACCGCCCTCATCTTTGCTATGATTTAA
- the DBP3 gene encoding RNA-dependent ATPase, translating into MSPKAIDKKRKHDHHHKHHHDESSSEPITKKIRTDSHHHKHHHKHHKHDKESENHTDSKLKTDSDKLTDISKEDTDKFFKENDVSIENPQKENLNPFLTMASLKNSGLDRRIEKVLEQFEKPTPIQAASWPYLFKANDVIGVAETGSGKTLGFGVPAVDHVIKSGSRDLKVLIVSPTRELATQTYENMEELTNAVGLHCVCIYGGVPKEEQRREVRRSQCVIATPGRLLDLIQEGSVDLSNVDYLILDEADRMLEKGFEEDIKSIVGQTRSDRQTLMFTATWPKEVRELASTFMNKPVKISIGDTDELTANKHIKQIVEVIEPMEKRGKLLELLEKYLSGSKRHDRILIFALYKKEAARVERDLRYHGYDVAALHGDLSQAQRTEALENFKSGRCNLMLATDVAARGLDIPNVKVVINLTFPLTAEDYVHRIGRTGRAGHSGIAHTLFTKEEKHLAGALMNVLRAADQPVPEDLLKFGSYTKKKTHSAYGAFYKDVDMSKKGKKIMFN; encoded by the coding sequence ATGTCGCCGAAGGCTATAgataaaaagagaaagcatgatcatcatcacaaACATCACCATGATGAGTCTTCCAGCGAACCAATaactaaaaaaattagaacAGACAGTCATCACCACAAACACCATCATAAACATCATAAGCACGATAAAGAATCCGAGAACCACACAGattcaaaattgaaaacCGATTCAGATAAGCTTACAGATATAAGTAAGGAGGATACTgacaaatttttcaaggaGAATGACGTTAGTATAGAGAATCCTCAAAAGGAAAACTTGAACCCATTTCTCACAATGGCTTCTTTGAAGAACTCTGGCTTGGACCGCCGAATTGAAAAGGTTCTTGAACAATTTGAAAAGCCTACACCAATTCAGGCTGCTTCATGGCCGTACCTATTTAAGGCAAACGACGTGATTGGTGTTGCAGAGACAGGATCTGGTAAGACACTTGGATTTGGTGTGCCCGCTGTTGATCACGTGATTAAGTCTGGTAGTCGGGATCTAAAGGTCCTTATTGTTTCTCCCACCAGGGAGTTGGCAACACAGACATACGAGAATATGGAAGAATTGACTAATGCCGTCGGTCTTCATTGTGTTTGCATCTATGGAGGTGTgccaaaagaagagcaaCGTAGAGAAGTTAGAAGATCACAATGTGTCATCGCCACACCCGGACGTCTTCTAGATCTCATTCAAGAAGGCTCTGTTGATCTCTCAAACGTGGATTACTTGATTCTAGATGAGGCAGATCGTATGTTGGAGAAAGGTTTTGAGGAGGATATTAAGAGTATTGTTGGACAAACAAGATCCGACAGGCAAACACTTATGTTCACGGCAACATGGCCGAAAGAGGTCCGTGAACTCGCATCGACATTCATGAACAAGCCGGTCAAAATTTCCATTGGAGATACTGATGAATTGACGGCAAACAAGCACATTAAGCAGATTGTTGAGGTGATAGAGCCAATGGAGAAAAGAGGTAAACTATTAGAGCTTCTTGAGAAGTATTTGTCTGGAAGCAAGAGGCATGATCGTATTTTGATCTTTGCACTATATAAAAAGGAGGCTGCTCGTGTGGAGAGAGATCTGAGATATCATGGTTATGATGTAGCAGCGTTACACGGTGACTTGAGTCAGGCTCAACGTACAGAAGCTTTAGAGAATTTCAAGAGTGGTCGTTGCAACTTGATGTTAGCTACAGATGTGGCTGCACGTGGCTTAGACATCCCAAATGTCAAGGTGGTCATAAACTTGACCTTCCCTCTTACGGCTGAAGATTACGTTCATAGGATCGGAAGGACTGGTAGAGCTGGACATTCAGGAATTGCGCATACACTCTtcacaaaagaagaaaagcatctCGCAGGTGCTTTAATGAATGTTCTCAGGGCTGCTGATCAGCCTGTTCCGGAAGACcttttgaaatttggaTCTTACacgaagaagaaaactcACAGTGCTTATGGTGCATTTTACAAAGACGTTGATATGAGcaagaaaggaaagaaaattatgTTTAATTGA
- a CDS encoding uncharacterized protein (BUSCO:EOG092629U5): protein MSKVPPSSRSSNSSPKSPLQRLRKRLTDNISHISTGNHSHDEPKFQSLDDFDSSWDSEPPLTPLTLKGYKKSTKRQLLSHELAEDLRQHIPSVLQINHSWTLRYSIEQDGTSLNTLYERCKPQVGENMRKRKGYFIVVMDNHGSVFGAYVNDYLRPQDGKYYYGNGDCFLWKSEHYKIKRLVSNKDGDLIKDDDDNQLVMEDNIRLKVYPYTSINDFIIYSNHDFISIGSGGGKFGLWIDSSFLHGASDPVDTFGNEQLSEDEKFTILGLEIWKVG from the coding sequence ATGTCAAAGGTACCACCTTCATCAAGatcttcaaattcttcaCCTAAATCGCCCCTTCAACGGCTCAGAAAACGGTTAACTGATAATATTTCTCACATTTCTACGGGGAACCATTCTCATGATGAACCAAAATTTCAATCGTTGGATGACTTTGACTCTAGTTGGGATTCGGAGCCGCCATTGACTCCCCTTACACTTAAAGGATATAAGAAGTCGACCAAACGGCAATTGCTTTCGCATGAACTGGCAGAGGATTTACGTCAACACATTCCATCCGTACTTCAAATAAATCATAGCTGGACTCTAAGATATTCCATCGAGCAAGATGGGACATCGTTGAACACCTTGTATGAGCGTTGTAAACCTCAGGTAGGTGAAAAcatgagaaaaagaaaaggatatTTCATTGTGGTTATGGACAACCATGGTAGTGTGTTTGGAGCATATGTTAATGACTATTTACGTCCTCAGGATGGCAAGTACTATTACGGAAATGGGGACTGCTTTTTATGGAAAAGCGAGCATtacaaaatcaaaagattAGTATCCAATAAGGATGGAGATTTGataaaagatgatgatgacaacCAACTGGTCATGGAGGATAATATCAGGCTCAAGGTTTATCCGTATACTTCGATTAAtgattttattatttactCAAATCATGATTTTATTAGCATTGGATCCGGGGGTGGTAAGTTTGGACTTTGGATAGATTCTAGCTTTTTGCATGGAGCTTCAGATCCAGTGGATACTTTTGGAAACGAGCAATTGAGcgaagatgaaaagttCACAATTCTTGGCCTCGAGATATGGAAGGTTGGTTGA